In one Amaranthus tricolor cultivar Red isolate AtriRed21 chromosome 8, ASM2621246v1, whole genome shotgun sequence genomic region, the following are encoded:
- the LOC130820827 gene encoding protein LAZY 1-like isoform X2 — protein MKLLTWMHRKFRQGNGETMKEFPIGQPLLDDSTLYQKQNQGKHQRTSFTSIETLKYIEFERKTSSADEYPEYFKGFLAIGTLGMTDAVISEPETPTFAMSLEKLTDAEAEVSENELRLINDELERVLAAEAKDDGWTDSSGRNSHVSNGRISHASSITLSGTGRPLEIPECTVMTASNLMYCPLQEYLLGSAVELPEKSAVSVPTKENRTSLGELFKKHKAEEIAENKCKRGEKRGDKDGDKIVSMNLMKKLLMKKKSSTTRGITETGSVETKLCKILQKFYKKVHPEELFPAEKSDKMHKIGTGIKEIITCNGGYCKDDHGFSNGNTGRNGYMLCRKSTSNPAQFTDHQDEGDSNGSRECWINTDENYLVLEL, from the exons ATGAAG TTACTTACTTGGATGCATCGTAAGTTTCGACAAGGTAATGGTGAGACAATGAAGGAATTTCCCATTG GGCAACCATTGCTTGATGACTCTACCTTAtaccaaaaacaaaaccaaggaAAACATCAACGAACATCATTTACGAGCATAGAAACATTAAAGTACATAGAATTCGAAAGAAAAACATCATCAGCCGATGAGTATCCTGAGTACTTTAAAGGGTTCCTTGCAATCGGAACCCTTGGGATGACAGATGCTGTCATCTCGGAGCCAGAGACACCAACATTCGCAATGTCGTTAGAGAAGTTGACTGATGCGGAGGCAGAAGTGTCGGAGAATGAATTAAGGCTAATCAACGACGAGTTAGAAAGGGTGCTCGCGGCTGAAGCTAAAGATGATGGTTGGACTGATTCGTCAGGCAGAAACAGTCATGTTAGCAATGGGAGAATTAGTCATGCTAGCAGCATAACACTGAGTGGCACGGGCAGGCCACTCGAAATTCCTGAGTGCACGGTTATGACAGCAAGTAATTTGATGTACTGTCCTTTACAAGAGTATCTGTTGGGATCAGCAGTAGAATTGCCGGAGAAATCAGCAGTGTCAGTACCGACAAAAGAGAACAGGACATCTTTGGGTGAGTTATTCAAGAAGCATAAGGCGGAGGAGATTGCGGAGAATAAGTGTAAACGAGGAGAGAAGAGGGGAGACAAAGATGGGGATAAGATCGTCTCTATGAATCTAATGAAAAAGCTACTCATGAAGAAGAAATCTTCGACTACTCGAGGAATTACTGAAACTGGTAGTGTTGAGACAAAATTGTGCAAG ATCCTTCAGAAATTTTACAAGAAAGTGCATCCAGAAGAGTTATTCCCCGCAGAGAAGTCTGACAAAATGCACAAGATTGGGACTGGGATCAAGGAGATAATAACTTGCAATGGAGGCTACTGCAAGGATGATCATGGATTTTCAAATGGGAACACAGGCAGAAACGGTTATATGCTGTGCAGAAAGAGCACCTCTAATCCAGCTCAGTTCACAGATCATCAGGATGAGGGTGATTCAAATGGAAGCAGGGAGTGCTGGATCAATACTGATGAAAATT ACCTTGTTTTAGAGCTCTAG
- the LOC130820827 gene encoding protein LAZY 1-like isoform X1, which produces MKLLTWMHRKFRQGNGETMKEFPIGGNSCLTGQPLLDDSTLYQKQNQGKHQRTSFTSIETLKYIEFERKTSSADEYPEYFKGFLAIGTLGMTDAVISEPETPTFAMSLEKLTDAEAEVSENELRLINDELERVLAAEAKDDGWTDSSGRNSHVSNGRISHASSITLSGTGRPLEIPECTVMTASNLMYCPLQEYLLGSAVELPEKSAVSVPTKENRTSLGELFKKHKAEEIAENKCKRGEKRGDKDGDKIVSMNLMKKLLMKKKSSTTRGITETGSVETKLCKILQKFYKKVHPEELFPAEKSDKMHKIGTGIKEIITCNGGYCKDDHGFSNGNTGRNGYMLCRKSTSNPAQFTDHQDEGDSNGSRECWINTDENYLVLEL; this is translated from the exons ATGAAG TTACTTACTTGGATGCATCGTAAGTTTCGACAAGGTAATGGTGAGACAATGAAGGAATTTCCCATTG GTGGAAATTCCTGTCTTACAGGGCAACCATTGCTTGATGACTCTACCTTAtaccaaaaacaaaaccaaggaAAACATCAACGAACATCATTTACGAGCATAGAAACATTAAAGTACATAGAATTCGAAAGAAAAACATCATCAGCCGATGAGTATCCTGAGTACTTTAAAGGGTTCCTTGCAATCGGAACCCTTGGGATGACAGATGCTGTCATCTCGGAGCCAGAGACACCAACATTCGCAATGTCGTTAGAGAAGTTGACTGATGCGGAGGCAGAAGTGTCGGAGAATGAATTAAGGCTAATCAACGACGAGTTAGAAAGGGTGCTCGCGGCTGAAGCTAAAGATGATGGTTGGACTGATTCGTCAGGCAGAAACAGTCATGTTAGCAATGGGAGAATTAGTCATGCTAGCAGCATAACACTGAGTGGCACGGGCAGGCCACTCGAAATTCCTGAGTGCACGGTTATGACAGCAAGTAATTTGATGTACTGTCCTTTACAAGAGTATCTGTTGGGATCAGCAGTAGAATTGCCGGAGAAATCAGCAGTGTCAGTACCGACAAAAGAGAACAGGACATCTTTGGGTGAGTTATTCAAGAAGCATAAGGCGGAGGAGATTGCGGAGAATAAGTGTAAACGAGGAGAGAAGAGGGGAGACAAAGATGGGGATAAGATCGTCTCTATGAATCTAATGAAAAAGCTACTCATGAAGAAGAAATCTTCGACTACTCGAGGAATTACTGAAACTGGTAGTGTTGAGACAAAATTGTGCAAG ATCCTTCAGAAATTTTACAAGAAAGTGCATCCAGAAGAGTTATTCCCCGCAGAGAAGTCTGACAAAATGCACAAGATTGGGACTGGGATCAAGGAGATAATAACTTGCAATGGAGGCTACTGCAAGGATGATCATGGATTTTCAAATGGGAACACAGGCAGAAACGGTTATATGCTGTGCAGAAAGAGCACCTCTAATCCAGCTCAGTTCACAGATCATCAGGATGAGGGTGATTCAAATGGAAGCAGGGAGTGCTGGATCAATACTGATGAAAATT ACCTTGTTTTAGAGCTCTAG